The nucleotide sequence CAAAGGGATTGTAAGGGATAAAGATCGTCTCCAGGGTGCCGAAATCCACATAACCATAATCATTGTCGTAGTAGCGGCCACTGATCGAACTTCGTGTTCCAGTGTTTTCCTCAGTACCATCAATCTTATATTGATTAAGCCAGTATGTTTTTCCTGAAAGTCCTTCAAGGGTCACGTTGAGTGTGAGATGGCTGACCAGAAAGCCGGCGTTATCTATCGATTCAGTGCCGGAAATATTCCCGTACATAACATAGCTGGTCACGCCGTCATTGATGGAAAGTGAATTCATCGTCATAGACAATTTGTCTACAAGAAAAGTCTGTAGATCGAGGCTCATCGCCATAGTGACCATCCCGTCGTAGATGACGCCCTCCATGTCGCAGTTACTGAAAGTGATGTTGCCATTCATGGAAACGGCAGTGGCGCTGAATGATTCAACGAGGGTGTCGCTCGTTGTTCCAGAAGGGTAGTTGCTGCAAATTTCAGCTGGATCAAGCAGTGACTGAGGTTTGATCTCAAAGTTCTGCTTCACCATTTCTACGGTTTTTTGGGTAAGGGTTGAAAGGTTAAAAGGGTTGATGATTACGGCCGCTGAAGTGTCACTCAGAGTTAGACTTTCAGCTGTCAAAGGGATGATGTTTCGATAACCCATGCCGCCATAAGCCCCCAGCACCAGAGCTTCGGCATTATTTGCGTCGAGGTAGGCCTGGGTTCTAGCACCGCTATAATTTGACGCGGCATGATCTGTATCACTGCCTCCTCCGCCTCCCCCACCGCCACAAGCAGTCAAAAAGACGACGGTTGCTGCCAACTCGACAAACCAGCCCTTTCGATAGTTCATCATAAACGCCTCCCCGACAATTTCTTGTCAATCTGGCCTTGTTTTTTGGAGTATAGCTGGCAAAGATCTTTTGGCAAGTGCCTGAAAATTAGAATATTTCGCAGGAAAGTTCTTGGCTCTGGGCCATGATTTACAGAGGAGTTTCCGTGGCAGAAGAGGGGCGAAATTCACCCCGATGTTTAGGATTTAGCGGGGCAGATGAAGCGATTTATGTCACATCCTTGATGAACTGCACAATGTCAGGGGCTAAGGGGGCAGTCAGGGTGCAGAGGGTCTGTTTAACCGGATGGGAAAAGTGCAGGCGGTGGCTGTGCAGGGCATGACCCTGCAGGGGTGTCGGCTTGACAGTATTGAGACGTGTATTGAGATAGTCGTAGTCATTCATGGTGTAAAGGTCATCGCCGGCGATGGGATGACCGATGGCCGCCATATGGACGCGCAGTTGATGGGTGCGGCCGGTTTCCGGTTTTAACTCCAGCAGGGTGAAATGTTTGGAGAGAGGGCGGATGGTCCGGTAGTGGGTCACGGCCGGTTTCCCCTCCAGACTGTTTATGCCAAAGCGGGGGACCCGGGCATCCTTCACCGCTCCAATCGACAGATTGATAGTGCCGTAAGCGGGACAAGGTCGACCAATAACCACAGCGAGGTACTCTTTGAGCACCAGGCGCTCGGCAAACTGGCGCATTAACTGGCTCAACACCACTTTATCGCGCGCCAGCAGTACCAGTCCCGAGGTGTCGGCATCGAGTCGGTTGACCAGATTGGCCTCCGGATAAGGTGGCTGGTGAAGGTGACGGAGATGGTATATCAGATTGGCGTGGACAAATTTTCCGGAACTGTGAACACGCAGTCCCGGCGGTTTATTGACCGCGAGCAGCCACTCATCTTCGTAAATAATGTCATAGTCGAAGTTGACTACAGGCGCTTCAAACTCAGGTAAATCACAACTGATGCTGTCGCCTTTGCTCACTGTCGTTGCTGTGTCGCAGATGCAGCCATTACAGGAAATTCGTCCTTCCTGCACCAACCCGGACCAGGCGCTTTCGGATAAATAGGTGAAGCGGGCCGCCAAATAGGCTGTCACGCTCATTTCGCTACAGGATTCAGGGACTTTTGAAGAATAGTTCATAGTCGTCATTCTAGCGTAAGCAGGAAGGTCAGGCTACATTTAAGTCGGTTGCTTCTATACTTGACAGCAAAACCAAAGGTGTCTAGATTGCCCACCGCGTCGGTATCATCAAGTCTTTAAATAAATCACAAAATAGAATCATTCAAGGGTGAAGCAATGATCGAACCGTTCAAAATGGGTTATACCGCCATCGGCGGACTCGGGGTCTTTATCCTCGGGATGAAGTACCTCTCCGACAGCCTGCAGATGCTCTCGGGAGGACTGATCCGCAAAGCGATTTCGTCGATGACGACCAATCGTTTCCTCGCTGTCCTGGTCGGTCTTTTTGTCACCTGTTTCGTTCAATCCTCCTCGATCACCACGGTGATGGTCGTCGGTTTGACCAACGCCGGACTGATGCAGTTGACTCAGGCGATCGGCGTCATTCTCGGCGCCAACATCGGCACCACAATTACCGGCTGGATTTTGGCGATTCAGGTCGGCAAGTACGGCCTGCTGCTCATCGCCCTCGGCGTCTTTCCGATGCTCTTTTCGAAAAATGATTCGATTTCCGCCAGTGCCAAGATTCTGGTCGCCCTCGGCCTGATCTTTTTCGGCCTTGAAATCATGAGCGATGCCTTCAAGCCCCTGCGTAAAGACGAAGGCTTCATGAACCTGATGCTGACTCTGGATGGGCGCACACTGCTGAGTGTTCTCGGCTGCGTTGCAATCGGCTGCCTGATGACCATGGTCATCCAGAGCAGTTCGGCGATGCTCGGTATCACCATTGCTCTGGCGGTAACCGGCGCCATCCCTCTCTACACTGCTATTGCCCTGGTCATGGGTGAAAATATCGGTACCACCATCACCGCCCAGTTCGCCGCCATCGGCGGAACCATAACCTCCCGTCGCGCCGCCATGGCCCACACCGTCTTTAATGTTCTGGGGGTCATCATCATTATTTCCTTCTTTTCGACCTACGTCGAGCTGATCGAAAAATTCGTTCCAGGGATCTCCAGCTTTACTGATAGCGAGGGGACTTACCCTTATATCGCTGCCCACATTGCCATGGCGCATACCTTCTTCAACGTCACGGCCACCCTGGTGATGCTCCCGTTTCTCGGTCAGTTGGCAAAGCTGGTGACCAAAATGGTGCCGGAGCGAGAAGGGGCGGCCAAGGGTGCCTTCAAGTATATCGGCGCGCCCGGTACGATCCCGGTCTCCATGGGCATTTCCATGGTCTTTGAAGAGCTAAAGCGCATGCAGACCCGGGTACATAAGGCTTTGCGTCACGCCGGCAGCTATCTGCAACGCGATCTGAAAGGGCGCGACCGTTTCTACCGCAAGGTGACTTCGCTCGAAGACGAAACGGATATCATGCAGCATGAAATCACCACCTTTGTCGTCACTCTGATGCAGTCAGGAAACGCCAGTAATAGCCAGTCAGATCGTGCCTACAGCTATGTGCGGGCCGCCGATGAACTTGAATCGATAGCCGATTACGCTGCTTCACTCTGCTCGTACATGAAGCGCCTCGACAAACACGAACTCGACTTCAGCCAGGAAGCCTGGAAGGATCTCCTTGATTACCATCGTGAGGTCTTTGCCTTCTTCAATCAGGTTTGCAATGACTTCAAAAACGAAGATGTCGTCAGTAGCCGCAAGATCTATGACGAAGCCCATCGTCTCAACGATCTTGCCGATGCCATCCGCGATAACCACCTCAAACGGATGAAGGCAGGTTCCTGTGGCGCACTCCCCGCCCTGACCTTCAGCGACATGGCGGTCGCCCTGCGACGGATCAAGAATCACACAGTCAATCTGCATGAGGCGCTTTTTTCCAAGCCCCCTGTCGCCTGATTTACCCACAAAAAAGCCCAACCTGAAGGTTGGGCTTTTTTGTGGGTTGTCAGAGCTTGATCGATCAGGCAAGGTCAAAACGGTCAAGGTTCATGACCTTGTTCCAGGCCGCGATAAAATCATTCAGGAACTTCTCCTGAGAGTCTTGGCAGCCGTAGACTTCCGCCAGGGCCCGGAGCTGGGAGTTTGAACCGAAGATAAGGTCGACCCGGGTAGCGGTCCACTTTAGCTCACCGCTGGTACGATCCCGCCCCTCAAAAACATCGTCACTTTCCACAGTCGGCTTCCAGGTGGTCCCCATGTCGAGGAGATTGACAAAGAAATCATTAGTGAGGATCTCCGGCCGCTTGGTGAAGACGCCGTGGGGGGTTGCTCCAACGTTGGCATTGAGGACGCGCAGACCGCCCAGGAGGACCGTCATCTCCGGGGCGGTCAACGTCAGTAGTTGCGCCCGATCGATCAGCAGTTCTTCGGCCGGTACAGTGTATCTGGTTTTGAGGTAGTTGCGGAAGCCGTCGGCCGCCGGTTCGAGGACAGCGAATGCCTCCACGTCGGTCTGCTCCTGCGTCGCATCGGTGCGTCCCGGCGTGAAGGGGACAATCACATTTTGTCCGGCTCTCTGTGCGGCTTGCTCGATTCCGGCGCAACCCGCCAGTACAATCAGATCAGCAAGGGAGACCGATTTTCCACCGGATTGGGCACTGTTGAACTCTTTCCGAATTCCCTCCAGGACCTGCAGAACGCTCTGCAGTTGCGCCGGCTGATTCACTTCCCAATCCTTCTGCGGTGCTAAACGGATCCGCGCGCCGTTTGCTCCGCCGCGCTTGTCAGAGCCGCGGAAGGTGGAGGCCGCTGCCCAGGCGGTCGCGACGAGTTGCGAGATCGGGAGTCCAGAGGCGATGATCTTCCCCTTGAGGGCGACGATCTCCGGTGCGTTAATCAAGGGCTGGTTGACTGCCGGGACCGGGTCCTGCCAGATCAGTTCCTCTGCCGGCACTTCAGCGCCGAGATAACGGGCGCGCGGTCCCATGTCGCGGTGGGTCAGCTTGAACCACGCCCTTGCGAACGCATCGGCGAATTTCTCCGGGTTTTTCAGATAGCTTCGCGCGATCGGTTCATAGATCGGGTCAAAGCGCAGGGACAGGTCCGCCGTCGTCATCATCGGCCGCCGCATCTGCGTCGGGTCGTGGGCGTCAACCACCATGTCCTCTTCGGCGACATCCTTGGCCAGCCACTGATTGGCGCCGGCCGGACTCTTGACCAGCTCCCATTCGTACTTGAACAGCACCTTCAGATAACCCATGTCCCATGTGGTCGGGTTCGGTTTCCAGGCGCCCTCGATGCCGCTACTGATGGTATCGCCGCCTTTGCCGATACCGAAACTGCTTCTCCAACCGAGACCCTGCTCTTCGATCGGGGCAGCTTCCGGTTCCGGACCGACATACGATGCCGGGCCGGCGCCATGGCATTTGCCGAAAGTGTGGCCGCCGGCAACCAGGGCGACGGTCTCTTCGTCGTTCATCGCCATGCGGGCAAAGGTCTCGCGCACATCCCGGCCGGAGCCGACCGGATCGGGTTCACCGTTCGGCCCTTCCGGGTTGACGTAGATCAGTCCCATCTGCACGGCCGCGAGTGGATTCTCGAGATCACGGTCACCGCTGTAGCGCTTGTCACCCAGCCAGGTCTCTTCCTTTCCCCAGTAAATATCCTCTTCCGGTTCCCATATATCTTCGCGTCCGCCGCCAAATCCGAAGGTCTTGAAGCCCATCGACTCCAGCGCGCAGTTGCCGGCGAGGATCATCAGGTCGGCCCAGGAAATTTGCCGACCGTACTTCTGTTTGATCGGCCAGAGGAGGCGGCGCGCCTTGTCGAGGTTGACGTTATCCGGCCAGCTGTTGAGCGGTGCGAAACGCTGCGAACCCGACGACGCGCCGCCACGACCGTCGCCGGTGCGGTAGGTGCCGGCGCTGTGCCACGCCATACGGATAAAGAGCCCACCGTAATGCCCCCAGTCCGCCGGCCACCACTCCTGCGAGTTGGTCATCAGCGCATAAAGATCCTGCTTCAGAGCCTGCAGGTCGAGTTTTTTGAATTCCTCTGCGTAGTTGAACTCCTCCCCCATCGGGTTGCCCAAGGGAGAATTCTGGTGCAGCATCTTGAGGTTCAGCTGGTTTGGCCACCAGTCCCGGTTCGATGTGCCCCGGCTGGCGGTCGGTTTGTCAGTTCGGCCTGTGACCGGACATCTGCTCTCATGACTCATCTTCGCTCTCCTTTTGCGTACAGGTTTGGATTGGTTCAGCTAATAAAAGACAATATTATTTTTTCTTAGTATACCCAAAAAATCGGGTTTTGGAAGTCATTCTCAAGGTCGGGTAGAAAGGTGAACGTGCTTTCAATGTACAGAGTACTTGTCGGTCCAGAATTTTGACTTGCCCGTTATCTCTGTTATCATTTCTCCTAGTCACTCGCACCACGGAGGTACAGCATGGAGACCCGTATTGACGAAATTGCGCCGGACCTCTATCGCTTGTCGACTTACATTGCCAAGATCAACCTCCAGTTTAACCAGTTCCTCGTTGCTGACGACGAGCCGCTTCTTTATCACACCGGACTGCGGGGACTGTTCCCGATGGTCCGCGATGCGGTGGCGACCGTTGTCGACCCAACCCGCATCCGCTGGATCGGCTTCAGTCATTTTGAGGCCGATGAATGTGGTTCGTTGAACGAATGGCTGGCCCTGGCGCCGCAGGCGAAACCGGTCTGCGGCCAGATCGGGGCGCTGGTGAATATCAATGACTACACCGGCGGTCGGGTACATATCATGTCCACCGGAGAAGTTCTCGTTACCGGCCGGCACCGCTTTCAATTTCTTCAGACGCCACAGGTTCCGCACGGCTGGGATGCCAGCCTCCTTTTTGAAGAGAGCGGCGCCACCCTTTTCTGTTCGGATCTCTTTCTCCAGAACGGCGAACTCTGTCCGGTGACAGAGGAAGAGGTGGTCAAAGCGGCCCGTCAGTCACTCCTGGACTACGAAGCCGGGCCACTTCCGCATGCCTA is from Deltaproteobacteria bacterium HGW-Deltaproteobacteria-4 and encodes:
- the katG gene encoding catalase/peroxidase HPI, with product MSHESRCPVTGRTDKPTASRGTSNRDWWPNQLNLKMLHQNSPLGNPMGEEFNYAEEFKKLDLQALKQDLYALMTNSQEWWPADWGHYGGLFIRMAWHSAGTYRTGDGRGGASSGSQRFAPLNSWPDNVNLDKARRLLWPIKQKYGRQISWADLMILAGNCALESMGFKTFGFGGGREDIWEPEEDIYWGKEETWLGDKRYSGDRDLENPLAAVQMGLIYVNPEGPNGEPDPVGSGRDVRETFARMAMNDEETVALVAGGHTFGKCHGAGPASYVGPEPEAAPIEEQGLGWRSSFGIGKGGDTISSGIEGAWKPNPTTWDMGYLKVLFKYEWELVKSPAGANQWLAKDVAEEDMVVDAHDPTQMRRPMMTTADLSLRFDPIYEPIARSYLKNPEKFADAFARAWFKLTHRDMGPRARYLGAEVPAEELIWQDPVPAVNQPLINAPEIVALKGKIIASGLPISQLVATAWAAASTFRGSDKRGGANGARIRLAPQKDWEVNQPAQLQSVLQVLEGIRKEFNSAQSGGKSVSLADLIVLAGCAGIEQAAQRAGQNVIVPFTPGRTDATQEQTDVEAFAVLEPAADGFRNYLKTRYTVPAEELLIDRAQLLTLTAPEMTVLLGGLRVLNANVGATPHGVFTKRPEILTNDFFVNLLDMGTTWKPTVESDDVFEGRDRTSGELKWTATRVDLIFGSNSQLRALAEVYGCQDSQEKFLNDFIAAWNKVMNLDRFDLA
- a CDS encoding MBL fold metallo-hydrolase is translated as METRIDEIAPDLYRLSTYIAKINLQFNQFLVADDEPLLYHTGLRGLFPMVRDAVATVVDPTRIRWIGFSHFEADECGSLNEWLALAPQAKPVCGQIGALVNINDYTGGRVHIMSTGEVLVTGRHRFQFLQTPQVPHGWDASLLFEESGATLFCSDLFLQNGELCPVTEEEVVKAARQSLLDYEAGPLPHAYPYAAWTDDTLQMLASLSPKLLAIMHGSSYRGDGARALRQLAAMYASTLGEGQKEWQRRPGRT